A region from the Nesterenkonia lacusekhoensis genome encodes:
- a CDS encoding DEAD/DEAH box helicase: MTFVDLNVPAPLVQALAADGKLLAFPIQQQTLPDTLTGRDVLGRGKTGSGKTLAFSIPVVATLGEDDAAASRRPGRPTALVLAPTRELATQINTVLEPLAAAYGLRTTTIFGGVSAKHQINALNSGVDIVVACPGRLEDLLQQGALTLDDVRITVLDEADHMADLGFLPGVTRILAKTPAEGQRLFFSATLDNGVDKLVKRFLKDELLHSVDEATSHVAAMTHHVFEAHPEGKKELVRTLASGQGRRILFTRTKHQARKLAKQLTTQGIPAVDLHGNLSQNARDRNLAAFGGGDVNVLVATDVAARGVHVDSVELVVHVDPPAEHKAYLHRSGRTARAGSAGDVVTVMLPEQRKDTQALLRKAEIKVSPIQVTEDSPEVSALVGTPAPYVQPPAPPQPQKSQGSQKSQNPNRRRPRRRR, from the coding sequence GTGACCTTCGTCGACCTCAACGTCCCCGCACCCTTGGTGCAGGCCCTGGCCGCCGACGGCAAGCTCCTCGCCTTCCCCATCCAGCAGCAGACCCTGCCGGACACCCTCACCGGCCGCGATGTCCTCGGCCGGGGCAAGACCGGTTCCGGCAAGACCCTGGCCTTCTCCATCCCGGTGGTCGCCACCCTGGGAGAGGACGACGCCGCAGCCTCACGCCGCCCCGGACGCCCCACCGCACTGGTGCTGGCGCCCACCCGCGAACTGGCCACCCAGATCAACACCGTGCTCGAGCCGCTCGCCGCGGCCTACGGCCTGCGGACCACCACGATCTTCGGCGGCGTCAGCGCCAAACACCAGATCAACGCGCTCAACTCCGGCGTCGACATCGTGGTGGCCTGCCCGGGCCGCCTGGAGGACCTGCTGCAGCAGGGGGCGCTGACTCTGGACGACGTGCGCATCACCGTGCTGGACGAGGCCGACCATATGGCCGACCTGGGCTTCCTGCCCGGAGTGACCCGTATCCTGGCCAAGACCCCGGCCGAAGGTCAGCGCCTGTTCTTCTCCGCCACCCTGGACAACGGTGTGGACAAACTGGTCAAGCGCTTCCTGAAGGACGAGCTGCTGCATTCAGTGGATGAGGCCACCTCCCATGTGGCGGCCATGACCCACCACGTCTTCGAAGCCCACCCGGAGGGCAAGAAGGAGCTGGTGAGGACTTTGGCCTCCGGTCAGGGACGACGCATCCTGTTCACCCGCACCAAGCACCAAGCACGCAAGCTGGCCAAACAGCTGACCACCCAGGGGATCCCGGCAGTGGACCTGCACGGCAACCTCTCGCAGAACGCCCGGGACCGGAACCTCGCGGCCTTCGGCGGCGGAGATGTGAACGTTCTGGTCGCCACTGACGTCGCGGCCCGCGGCGTACACGTCGACTCCGTGGAACTGGTGGTCCATGTGGACCCACCGGCCGAGCACAAGGCCTACCTGCACCGCTCAGGGCGCACCGCCCGGGCGGGAAGCGCCGGCGATGTGGTCACCGTGATGCTGCCTGAGCAGCGCAAGGACACCCAGGCCCTGCTGCGCAAGGCGGAGATCAAGGTCTCCCCCATCCAGGTCACCGAAGACTCTCCCGAGGTGAGCGCGCTGGTGGGCACTCCGGCTCCCTATGTGCAGCCGCCGGCACCGCCGCAGCCGCAGAAGTCGCAGGGCTCCCAGAAGTCTCAGAATCCGAACCGCCGACGCCCGCGACGCCGCCGCTGA